In the genome of Candidatus Bathyarchaeota archaeon, one region contains:
- a CDS encoding DNA primase large subunit PriL: MFTKKDFVKYPFIDEAVKYVKDLGLEIDELENIEYAEIINRAKNRIKEGLEYTEIRPEWTNDEVELLAFSIALAIVNLVDNERVKNRYALAESKRAQKILRNESDFNKVIDIAEKTFKWNLRKTNNLNKNLYSYELFFNDYLRNSISMIDSRWKLVNRNFSQGYVSISRLEICRLLQEEVRRRILENLKKKRVGITSLQPTVNEIKEITKNLQSTIYKKFKAEEMNIDAFPPCIKSLNETLRSGGNLSHMGRFTLTSFLINIGLDENKVLKIFEEVMDFDEKKALYQIEHIAGMKGGRIKYTPPKCDTLKTHGLCINPDETCKGIKHPISYYDLKLNHLTSNKERNKKSD; this comes from the coding sequence ATGTTCACAAAGAAAGACTTTGTAAAATATCCTTTCATAGATGAAGCAGTAAAGTACGTTAAGGACCTAGGCTTAGAAATTGATGAATTAGAAAATATAGAATATGCTGAGATTATCAACAGAGCCAAAAATAGAATTAAAGAAGGACTGGAATATACAGAGATTCGACCCGAGTGGACAAATGATGAAGTAGAGCTCCTAGCTTTTTCAATAGCGCTTGCGATAGTTAATCTTGTAGATAATGAAAGAGTTAAAAATAGATATGCGCTAGCTGAATCCAAAAGAGCACAAAAAATCTTAAGGAATGAATCTGACTTCAATAAAGTGATAGATATAGCTGAAAAGACGTTCAAGTGGAATCTAAGGAAGACAAATAATCTAAACAAAAATCTTTACAGTTATGAGTTATTTTTTAATGATTATCTAAGAAATTCAATCTCTATGATCGATAGCAGATGGAAACTTGTTAATAGAAATTTCTCTCAAGGATATGTCAGTATTTCAAGACTGGAGATTTGTAGACTTTTACAGGAAGAAGTTAGAAGAAGAATTCTTGAGAATCTAAAGAAAAAAAGAGTTGGGATAACTTCGCTGCAACCTACAGTTAACGAGATAAAAGAAATCACAAAGAATTTGCAAAGTACTATTTATAAAAAGTTCAAAGCAGAAGAAATGAACATAGATGCGTTTCCTCCTTGTATAAAGAGTCTAAACGAAACCTTGAGGTCAGGAGGAAATCTATCTCACATGGGCAGATTTACTTTAACGTCTTTTCTGATAAATATTGGTTTAGATGAGAATAAAGTACTCAAAATTTTTGAAGAAGTCATGGATTTTGATGAGAAGAAGGCATTATATCAAATTGAGCATATTGCAGGAATGAAAGGGGGCAGGATAAAATATACACCGCCAAAATGCGATACTCTGAAAACCCATGGCTTATGTATCAATCCTGATGAGACATGTAAAGGAATTAAACATCCAATTTCATATTATGATCTTAAGCTGAATCATTTAACCAGTAATAAAGAGAGGAACAAAAAATCTGACTAA